A window from Rana temporaria chromosome 8, aRanTem1.1, whole genome shotgun sequence encodes these proteins:
- the LOC120946888 gene encoding trypsin-like, protein MKFLLICVLLGAAAALDDDKIVGGYTCGAYSQPWQVSLNSGYHFCGGSLINSLWVVSAAHCYKASMQVRLGEHNIAVSEGTEQFINSAKVIRNAAYNSRTLDNDIMLVKLASPATLNSYVKSVPLPGGCAAAGTNCVISGWGNTLSSGTSMPNLLQCVNAPILTSAQCSNAYPGEITGNMICVGYLEGGKDSCQGDSGGPVVCNGQLQGIVSWGYGCALRNYPGVYTKVCNYNSWIASTQAAN, encoded by the exons ATGAAATTCCTTCTGATCTGTGTGCTCCTCGGGGCAGCTG CTGCCTTGGATGATGACAAGATCGTTGGAGGATATACCTGTGGCGCCTACTCTCAGCCCTGGCAGGTATCTCTGAACTCCGGATATCACTTCTGTGGTGGATCCCTCATCAACTCCCTGTGGGTGGTCTCTGCTGCTCACTGCTACAAGGC GAGCATGCAAGTCAGACTCGGAGAGCACAACATCGCTGTCTCTGAGGGCACCGAGCAGTTCATCAACTCTGCCAAGGTCATCAGAAATGCTGCATACAACTCCAGAACCCTGGACAACGACATCATGTTGGTCAAGCTGGCCTCTCCCGCCACCCTTAACTCCTACGTCAAGAGCGTGCCTCTGCCCGGTGGTTGCGCTGCTGCCGGCACCAACTGTGTGATCTCCGGATGGGGCAATACCCTTAGCAGTGGAA CCAGCATGCCTAACCTCCTGCAGTGTGTGAACGCCCCCATCCTGACTTCCGCCCAGTGCAGCAACGCCTACCCCGGAGAGATTACCGGCAACATGATCTGCGTTGGCTACCTGGAGGGAGGCAAGGATTCCTGCCAG gGTGACTCTGGTGGCCCCGTGGTGTGTAACGGACAGCTCCAGGGTATTGTCTCCTGGGGATACGGCTGTGCCCTGAGGAACTACCCCGGTGTCTACACCAAGGTCTGCAACTACAACTCCTGGATCGCCAGCACTCAGGCTGCCAACTGA
- the LOC120946875 gene encoding trypsin-like: MKFLLICVLLGAAAALDDDKIVGGYTCGAYSQPWQVSLNSGYHFCGGSLINSLWVVSAAHCYKASMQVRLGEHNIAVSEGTEQFINSAKVIRNAAYNSRTLDNDIMLVKLASPATLNSYVKSVPLPGGCAAAGTNCVISGWGNTLSSGTSMPNLLQCVNAPILTSAQCSNAYPGEITGNMICVGYLEGGKDSCQGDSGGPVVCNGQLQGIVSWGYGCALRNYPGVYTKVCNYNSWIASTQAAN; this comes from the exons ATGAAATTCCTTCTGATCTGTGTGCTCCTCGGGGCAGCTG CTGCCTTGGATGATGACAAGATCGTTGGAGGATATACCTGTGGCGCCTACTCTCAGCCCTGGCAGGTATCTCTGAACTCCGGATATCACTTCTGTGGTGGATCCCTCATCAACTCCCTGTGGGTGGTCTCTGCTGCTCACTGCTACAAGGC GAGCATGCAAGTCAGACTCGGAGAGCACAACATCGCTGTCTCTGAGGGCACCGAGCAGTTCATCAACTCTGCCAAGGTCATCAGAAATGCTGCATACAACTCCAGAACCCTGGACAACGACATCATGTTGGTCAAGCTGGCCTCTCCCGCCACCCTCAACTCCTACGTCAAGAGCGTGCCTCTGCCCGGTGGTTGCGCTGCTGCCGGCACCAACTGTGTGATCTCCGGATGGGGCAATACCCTTAGCAGTGGAA CCAGCATGCCTAACCTCCTGCAGTGTGTGAACGCCCCCATCCTGACTTCCGCCCAGTGCAGCAACGCCTACCCCGGAGAGATTACCGGCAACATGATCTGCGTTGGCTACCTGGAGGGAGGCAAGGATTCCTGCCAG gGTGACTCTGGTGGCCCCGTGGTGTGTAACGGACAGCTCCAGGGTATTGTCTCCTGGGGATACGGCTGTGCCCTGAGGAACTACCCCGGTGTCTACACCAAGGTCTGCAACTACAACTCCTGGATCGCCAGCACTCAGGCTGCCAACTGA
- the LOC120946895 gene encoding trypsin-like — protein sequence MLCFTAALDDDKIVGGYTCGAYSQPWQVSLNSGYHFCGGSLINSLWVVSAAHCYKASMQVRLGEHNIAVSEGTEQFINSAKVIRNAAYNSRTLDNDIMLVKLASPATLNSYVKSVPLPGGCAAAGTSCVISGWGNTLSSGTNMPNLLQCVNAPILTSAQCSNAYPGEITGNMICVGYLEGGKDSCQGDSGGPVVCNGQLQGIVSWGYGCALRNYPGVYTKVCNYNSWIASTQAAN from the exons ATGTTGTGTTTTACAGCTGCCTTGGACGATGACAAGATCGTTGGAGGATATACCTGTGGCGCCTACTCTCAGCCCTGGCAGGTATCTCTGAACTCCGGATATCACTTCTGTGGTGGATCCCTCATCAACTCCCTGTGGGTGGTCTCTGCTGCTCACTGTTACAAGGC GAGCATGCAGGTCAGACTCGGAGAGCACAACATTGCTGTCTCTGAGGGCACCGAGCAGTTCATCAACTCTGCCAAGGTCATCAGAAATGCTGCATACAACTCCAGAACCCTGGACAACGACATCATGTTGGTCAAGCTGGCCTCTCCCGCCACCCTCAACTCCTACGTCAAGAGCGTGCCTCTGCCCGGTGGTTGCGCTGCTGCCGGCACAAGCTGTGTGATCTCCGGATGGGGCAATACCCTTAGCAGTGGAA CCAACATGCCTAACCTCCTGCAGTGTGTGAACGCCCCCATCCTGACTTCCGCCCAGTGCAGCAATGCCTACCCCGGAGAGATTACCGGCAACATGATCTGCGTTGGCTACCTGGAGGGAGGCAAGGATTCCTGCCAG GGTGACTCTGGTGGCCCCGTGGTGTGTAACGGACAGCTCCAGGGTATTGTCTCCTGGGGATACGGCTGTGCCCTGAGGAACTACCCCGGTGTCTACACCAAGGTCTGCAACTACAACTCCTGGATCGCCAGCACTCAGGCTGCCAACTGA